The stretch of DNA CGTTCGGCGTGAAGTACAGCGCCGTGGTGATCTTCAGTGCGCGGTCGTTATTCAGCGGCAGCACGGTCTGCACCGAGCCTTTGCCGAAACTGGTGGTGCCCATGACCACGGCGCGTTTCTGATCCTGCAGGGCGCCGGCGACGATTTCCGAGGCAGAGGCGCTGCCACCGTTGATCAGCACCACCATTGGCACCGCTTCGCTTTCGTCCTTGCCGGTGGCAGAGAAGCGCAGCTCGGAGTTGGCGATCCGGCCTTTGGTGTAGACGATCAGGCCTTTCTTGATGAAGTGGTCGACCACTTCCACCGCCGCCTGCAGCACCCCGCCCGGGTTGTTGCGCAGGTCGAGGATGATGCCGTTGAGTTTCTTGCCGTTGTCCTTGCGCAGCTTGGCCAGGGCCTTGGAAACTTCTTCGCCGGTCTTGACCTGGAACTGGGTGATGCGTATGTAGCCGTAGCCCGATTCCAGCAGCTGTGCCTTGACGCTCTTCACTTGAATCACGGCGCGGGCCAGGGTCACGTCGAATGGTGTGCCGCCGTCACGGACCAGGGTCAGAGTGATCTTCTGACCGATCTTGCCGCGCATCTTGTCCACGGCTTCGGTCATGGTCTGGCCGCGAGTCGGCTGGCCGTTGATCTTGACGATGAAGTCACCGGCCTGGATACCGGCCTTCGACGCAGGCGTGTCGTCGATTGGCGACACGACTTTGATGAAGCCGTCTTCAGAACCGACTTCGATGCCCAGGCCGCCGAATTCACCGCTGGTGCTTTCCTGCAGCTCGGTGAAGTCTTCGGGGCCGAGATAGGCGGAGTGCGGATCGAGGTTGCTGAGCATGCCCTTGATTGCGTTTTCCAGCAGGGTCTTGTCGTCCACCGGCTCGACATAGGCAGCCTTGATCCGATCCATCACCTCGGCGAAGGTGCGCAGCTCTTCCAGCGGCAACGGTGCCTTGGCGGTCGCGGCAGTGCCTGCCGGAGCGACGGCCGGGGCCGGTTGAGCAGCGAACGCCAGAGGCGCGCCGATCACCAGGGCGATCGTCAGGGCCAGCGAGGTAAGGCGGGACAAATGCAGCATGTCGAACGAACTCCTGAATTAGGCGACGCGCTTATCCTTGCGCGTGACACCATTGCGCCGGATCACTCGGGTGACCCTGCTGACGAATTGCGAAATACAGCGCAGGCGTGTCCTGACCGCCACTGTTACCTACAGTGGAAATCGACTCACCGGCTTTTACCACGTCACCGGCCGACTTGAGCAGCGTCTGGTTGTGACCGTAAAGACTCAGATACCCATTGCCGTGATCGAGGATCACCAGCAGCCCGGCACCGCGCAACCAGTCGGCGAACACCACGCGCCCGCCGTGTACGGCATGCACCTGGCTGCCGGCGGCGGCGCTGATCATCACGCCGTCCCATTTGGTGCGCGCATCGTCGCCACGGCTTTCGCCGAAGCGTGCCAGCAGTCGACCATCAACCGGCCACGGAAGTTTTCCCCGGGTTGCAGCAAAAGGGCCACCGAAGGTCTCGCCGCTGCTGGAAACCTGCGCGCCTGGGGTTGATTTGACCGGTTTTCGTGGGGCGTCGCTGTTATCAGCCTGCGCCTCACGCAAACGCTTTTTTTCCGCTTCCTGCTGGGCGATCAGCGCTTTCTGCCGCGCTTCTTCTGCCTCACGGGCCTGGCGGGCCAGGGTTTCTTCAATGGTTTTAAGGACTTTAGACAGGTCTGCCTGATCCTGCTCGCGGGCGGCGAGTTTCTGATCGCGCGCCTTTACATCGTCGTTGAGCTTGGCGAGGACCTGCTGGCGTTCCTTGCGAACTTTGTCGAGTTCATCGCGTTGAGTGTCGAGGCTGCTTTTCTGGACCAGCAATTGCGCTTGCTGGGCGGCGATGTCTTGTTCGACATTGGCCAGTTGGCGCAGGGTTTCGTTGAAGTTCTTCAACTGCTCCAGGCGGGCCTGGCTCAGGTAGTCGTAATAGGTGAGGGTGCGGGCGAATTTCTCGGGATTCTGCTGGTTGAGCAACAGCTTGAGGTATTCCTGACGGCCGTTCTGATAGGCCGCACGGGCCTGGATGGCGATCAGTCGCTGCTGTTCAGTGCGTGCGCTCTGGAGTTTTTTTTTCTCCGTATCGAGTCGCTGCAGTTCGGATTCGCTTTTCTTCAGCTCTTTTTGCAGCGCATCGATCTGCTTTTCGAGCTTGCCCATCTCGGTTTCAGTGCCCTTGAGCTCTTTCTGTACGCCGGATTTTTCTTCCTGAACCTTGTTCAGCAGCTTTTTCAGCTCGGCAATATCCTGACGCGTGGCATCCAACTGCTGTTGGGTTTGCGCGCGCTCGTCAGCGAAGGCCGGTTGGAGCAGGCAGGTCAGAGCGAGGGCGATCAGGACGCGGAGCATAGAGGCGGGCGGCACCAGGGTAAGGGACGGCCTAGTATGCCCGCCCGACGCTGCAAAAAAAACGCCCAATTGGGCTTGTGTGATAACTGGAGCGGATTCGGTATTAAAAATAGCGCAAAACCAATGTGGGAGCGGGCTTGCTCGCGAATGCGGTGCGTCAGCAACGTTGATGTTGACTGACCCACCGCATTCGCGAGCAAGCCCGCTCCCACAGGGGTTTGCGGTGTTTTGGCGATTCGGGGTTAGACCAGAATCGACGTGCCAGTCATTTCCGCCGGTTTTTCCAGGCCCAGCAGCATCAGCATGGTCGGTGCCACGTCCGCCAGTACGCCGCCTTCGCGAACCTTGAGGTCACGCTTGCCGACATAAATGAACGGTACCGGCTCCGTGGTGTGAGCGGTGTGCGCCTGGCCGGTGGAGGCGTCGGACATCTGCTCGACGTTGCCGTGGTCGGCGGTGATCAGCGCTTCGCCGCCGACTTTTTCCAGTGCCTCGACGATGCGGCCGACGCAGGTGTCCAGGCATTCCACGGCTTTCACTGCAGCGTCGAACACGCCGCTGTGGCCGACCATGTCGCCGTTGGCGTAGTTGACCACGATCACGTCGTAACGCTGGTGCTCGATGGCGTCGACGATACGGTCGGTGACTTCTGGCGCGCTCATTTCCGGTTGCAGGTCGTAGGTGGCGACTTTCGGCGACGGGATCAGGATGCGCTCTTCGCCCGGGAACGGTTCTTCACGACCACCGGAGAAGAAGAAGGTCACGTGCGCGTATTTTTCGGTTTCCGCGATACGCAGCTGGGTCTTGCCGTTCTTCGCCAGGTAGTCGCCGAGCACGTTTTCCAGGCTGCCGGCGGCGAAGGCCGATGGCGCAGGGATGCTGGCGGCGTATTGGGTCAGCATGACGAAACCGGCCAGTTTTGGCTGGCGCGCGCGCTCGAACTCCTTGAAATCGTCTTCGACGAATACGCGGGTCAGCTCGCGGGCACGGTCGGCGCGGAAGTTCATGAACACCACGGCGTCGCCGTCTTCAACCTTGACCGGCTCGCCGATGGTGGTGGCCTTGACGAATTCGTCGCTCTCGCCACGGGCGTAGGCTGCGTCGAGACCCTCCTGGGCGGTGGCGGCGTTGAATTCGGCGTTGCCGTCGACGATCAGGTTGTAGGCCTGGGATACGCGGTCCCAGCGGTTGTCACGGTCCATCGCGTAATAGCGACCGACGATGCTGGCGATGCGGCCCTTGCCGAGTGCCTGGAAAGTCGCGTCGAGCAGTTCGATCGACGACGTGGCGCTTTTCGGTGGCGTGTCGCGGCCGTCGAGGAAGGCGTGCAGGTAGATTTTCTCGGCACCGCGCTTGAAGGCCAGTTCGGCCATGGCGATCAGGTGATCCTGGTGGCTGTGCACGCCGCCATCCGACAGCAGGCCCATGAAGTGCACGGCTTTACCGGCAGCCACGGCTTTATCCACCGCAGCGCAGATGGTCGGGTTCTCGAAGAACTCGCCGTCGCGGATCGCTTTGGTCACGCGGGTAAAGTCCTGATACACCACGCGACCGGCGCCGAGGTTCATGTGGCCGACTTCGGAGTTGCCCATCTGGCCGTCCGGCAGGCCGACGTCCATACCGCTGCCCGAGATCAAACCGTTCGGCACGCTGGCCCACAGGCGATCGAGTACCGGCTTGTTCGCCGCATACACGGCATTGGATTCGTGGCTGTCACTGTGACCGAAGCCGTCGAGAATCATCAGGACCAAAGGTTTAGGCGTGGTAGTCATGGAATCCACTCGTGGCTAATAAAGAAGAGGGCGATGGAAAAGGGAGTGGCAGTTTAATGCGAAGTTCCTGCGGCGTCACCGCCGGACGGGGTTTGGCCCACCATGGCTGCTGTGTATACTGGCCGACATTTTAACGCCCTGGAACCTCCTTCGATGGTTGCTCACCTGATTGAATTTGCCACTAACCACTACATTCTTGTCGGTATCTTCGTCGTACTGCTGGCCCTGTTGCTTGCCCACACGATGCAGGGCGGCGGTAAAAGCCTGAGCACCGGCGAGCTGACCGCTCTGGTCAACAAAGAAGCAGGCGTGGTGGTGGACATCCGTCCGGCCAAGGATTTCGCTGCTGGCCATATCGTTGGCGCGGTGAACATTCCCCAGGACAAGCTGGCTGCACGAATCGGCGAGCTGGAAAAGCACAAGGCCAAGACCATCATTCTGGTCGACGCCCTGGGCCAGACCGCCGGCACCCACGCCCGCGAACTGATGAAATCCGGCTTCACCGCCGCCAAGCTGTCCGGCGGGATCTCCAGCTGGAAAGGCGACAACCTGCCGCTGGTGAAGTGATATGAGCGAAGTCATCGTCTACTCCAGCGATTACTGCCCTTACTGCTCGCGAGCCAAGTACCTGCTCGAGAACAAAGGTGTGGCCTTCGAAGAGATCAAGGTCGATGGCAAGCCGCAGGTGCGCGCCGAAATGACCCAGAAAGCCGGGCGCACGTCCGTGCCGCAGATCTGGATCGGCAGCAAGCACATCGGCGGTTGTGATGATTTGTATGCCCTGGAGCGCGCCGGCAAGCTCGACGCGCTGCTCAAGGCCTGAACGGCTGCACCCACGTACAGCAATCCCTAAAAGACCCAAGATCAGAAAGGATCTGAGATGACTGACCAACAGAACACTGCAGCCAGCGAAGAAGAAACCGCACCGCAATTCTCCTTGCAGCGCATCTACGTACGCGATCTGTCCTTCGAAGCCCCGAAAAGCCCGGCGATCTTCCGCCAGCAGTGGGACCCGACCGTCGGTCTGGATCTGAACACCCGTCAGAAAGAGCTGGAAGGCGATTTCTACGAAGTCGTGCTGACCCTGTCCGTTACCGTGAAAAACGGCGACGAAGTCGCCTTCATCGCTGAAGTGCAGCAGGCCGGTATCTTCCTGATCAAGAACCTGGACGCGGCTTCGATGAGCCACACTCTGGGTGCGTTCTGCCCGAACATCCTGTTCCCGTACGCTCGCGAAACCCTGGACAGCCTGGTGACCCGCGGTTCGTTCCCGGCCCTGATGCTGGCTCCGGTGAACTTCGACGCCCTGTACGCGCAAGAGCTGCAGCGCATGCAGGAAAGCGGCGAAACGCCAACCGTTCAATAAACGGTCCTGGCTACAACGAAAAAAGCGCCGTAACAGGCGCTTTTTTCTTGGCTGATCGTTCCCACGCTCCGCGTGGGAATGCCTCTGGGGACGCTCCGCGTCCAGTGACGCGGAGCGTCACGGGCTGCATTCCCACGCAGAGCGTGGGAACGATCAGGTGTGTAGTTATTTGAAGTCGTTCTGGCGCCAGGCTTCGTATACAGCGACGGCCACGGTGTTGGACAGGTTCAGGCTGCGGCAGCCTTCACGCATGGGCAGGCGCAGGCGCTGTTCAGCGGGCAGGGCGTCGAGTACTTCCGGCGGCAAGCCACGGCTTTCCGGGCCGAAAATGAACGCATCGCCCGGGACGAACGCGGCATCGTGAAACGGCCGCGAACCCTTGGTGGTAAAGGCGAATAACCGTGGGTTGCCCAGGCTTTCCAGGCAACTGGCGAGGTCGGCATGACGTTGCAGCGTGGCATATTCGTGGTAGTCGAGACCGGCCCGGCGCAAGCGCTTGTCGTCCATCTCGAAACCCAGCGGTTCGATCAAATGCAGGTGGCAGCCGCTGTTGGCGCACAGCCTGATAACGTTGCCGGTATTCGGCGGAATTTCTGGTTGAAAAAGGATGACGTGAAACATGCACGGCTCCGAAGGTAAAGATGACGCGCATTCTACGCCGCAAGCCGACCCGCGTTCGAAACTATTCCCGCGGGTGATCGGTTCGCTGGCGATTGTCGGTCTGATGATCGGTTTGATGATCGGTCGCCTGACCACGCCGGATCCGAGCGTGCTGCAGCAGGTCGAAGTGACGGACGACGGCCTGGTGGTCTGGTTCAACAACGAACCGAAGCTTCACGGTGAAATCATCGACGGCACAGTGGCGCTGTTATTCCAGGCTGAAGGCCGCTCGCAGAAAGGCCAGCTCAAGCTCAACGGCAAGGACGTGAACTGGCGAACGCGGGTGAGTGACGGCGGGCTGTTGCTGACGGTGCTGGCGGCGCGGCCGCTGCAGGGTGACTGGGCCGCCAGTAAGGTCGATGACCGCTGGCGGCTTGAGATCCATCTCCGAGAGCAATAAAAGCGGGAATCCCCGGCCTGCCTGTACCAGGGTTCCCAAAACGGGGTGGACTTCGCTGAGAGCGTCGGTCCGGTGTAAAGAGGGAACCCCCGGCCTGCCTGTACCAAGGATCCCAAAAGGGTGGGCGCATCGCATTGCGGTGTGCGCCCGGTGTAAAGAGGGGAATCCCCGGCCTGCCTGTACCAAGGTCCCCGAAACGGGTGGTGAATCGAATCACCTGTGAGAGGTATTGCAGGGGGCGTGCCAGGTTTTTATTTGGTGAAACAAAAAAGTTGATCAGAAACACGAAAGCCCCGTTATCCGGGGCTTTCGTGTTTCTGGGGTTATTGTTTATCGGTGATTTTTACTGGCGATCTGAACTGAAGGTTATGCTCTATTGCGGTTCAAAGTGCATTGCTGTGGTGCGCAGAGGGCTAACTGTGGGAGCGGGCTTGCTCGCGAAGGCGTCATGTCAGTCACCATCCCGTGCAATGACACAGCGCTTTCGCGAGCAAGCCCGCTCCCACATTGGATCTTTGGTGTTTACGTAATTTGTGTTTCACCACAGGCCTATAGGCTGTTTAGCCCTCATCCCCTTCATCATCATCCCCGCCATCGACCTTCATCCCCAATTCCTTGATCTTGCGCGTCAGGGTGTTGCGCCCCCAACCCAACAACACCGCCGCATCACGCCGACGTCCGGCCGTGTGCTTCAAGGCAGTCTCGATCATGATCCGCTCAAACGCCGGCACCGCGCTGTCGAGCAGACTCGACTGGCCACGGGCCAACGCCTGATCGGCCCACTGGCGCAGCGCCTGCTCCCAGTTGGTTACCGGCGCGGAATCTTGTGGCAGGCTCAGCAATTCGGGCGGCAGGTCGCTGATGTGCACTTCGCGTCCGGAGGCCATCACGGTGATCCAGCGGCAAGTGTTCTCCAACTGCCGTACGTTGCCCGGCCATGGCAGGTTCTTCAGGTATTCCTCGGTCTCGCTTTTCAGCAGCTTCGGCTCCACCGCCAGTTCTTGCGCGGCGCGGCTGAGGAAGTGCTTGGCCAGAGTCGGGATGTCTTCGCGACGGTCCGACAGGCGCGGGATATGGATGCGGATCACGTTGAGGCGATGGAACAAGTCCTCACGGAATTTCCCGGCGTGCACCAGGGTTTCCAGATTCTGGTGGGTCGCGGCGATGATCCGCACGTCGACCTTGACCGGCACGTGCCCGCCAACGCGATAGAACTCGCCGTCGGCCAGCACCCGCAGCAAACGGGTTTGCGTATCCGCCGGCATGTCGCCGATTTCGTCGAGGAACAGTGTGCCGCCGTCAGCCTGTTCGAAACGACCACGGCGCAGGTTGGCCGCGCCGGTAAACGCGCCTTTCTCGTGGCCGAACAGCTCGGATTCCATCAGGTCCTTGGGAATCGCCGCCATGTTCAGTGCAATGAACGGCGAGGCCGCGCGCGGGCTGTGACGGTGCAGGGCGTGGGCCACCAGCTCTTTACCGGTACCGGATTCGCCGTTGATCAGCACGGTGATGTTGGAGTGGCTCAAGCGGCCGATGGCGCGAAACACTTCCTGCATCGCCGGCGCTTCGCCGATGATTTCCGGGGTGCGGGTCAGTGCCGGCACCACTTCCAGGCCTTGCTGTTCCTGCGCATGCTGATTGGCGCGTTTGACCAGCGACACCGCCTCATCAACGTCGAACGGCTTCGGCAAATACTCGAACGCACCGCCCTGGTACGAGGCGACTGCGCTGTCCAGGTCGGAGTGAGCGGTCATGATGATGACCGGCAACCGTGGGTGCTGCTCGCGAATCCGCGCCAGCAGGTCCAGGCCACTGGCGCCCGGCATGCGGATATCGGAAATGATCACATCAGGTTGCTGACGGGCCAGACGACTCATCACGCCATCGGCGCTGTCGAAGCTCTGCGTGGTCATGCCTTCCTGCTGCAAGGCTTTTTCCAGAACCCAACGGATAGAACGGTCGTCATCGACGATCCACACGGTTTCACTACGGCTCATGTCGATGTGGCTCCTTGTTCCAGTGGCAGAAAGATCGAGAACGTGGTGTGGCCGGGGTGGCTGTCACACTCGATCAGGCCCTGGTGCTGGCTGATGATGTTCTGGGTGATGGCCAGGCCCAGCCCGGTACCGTCCGGGCGGCCGCTGACCATGGGAAAGAAGATGGTTTCCTGGAGTTCCGCCGGGATCCCGGGACCGTTGTCGATAATCTCGATCTTGGTCACCAGGCGATGGCGGACGTGGCCAATGGTGAACTGGCGCATGGTCCGGCTGCGCAGGCTGATGCGGCCCAGCCGCAGCTCGTTCTGGCTGCTGATCGCCTGCATCGCATTGCGCACGATGTTCAGTACGGCCTGAATCATTTGCTCGCGGTCGATCAATACGTCGGGAATGCTCGGGTCGTAATCGCGCACCAGAGTGATGCAGCCCTGACTTTCCGCTTCGACCAGTTGGCAGACGCGCTCGAGTACTTCGTGGACGTTGCACAGGGCCAGCGACGGCAACTTGTTCGAGCCGAGCATGCGGTCGACCAGATTGCGCAGGCGGTCGGCCTCTTCGATGATCACGTTGGTGTAGTCGCGCAGGCTGTCTTCCGGCAGTTCGCGGGCCAGCAATTGCGCGGCGCCACGGATGCCGCCCAAAGGGTTCTTGATCTCGTGGGCGAGGCCGCGCACCAGCATCTTGCTGGTTTCCTGCTTGGACAATTGCGCCTCTTCCTTGGTGATCCGCAGCAGGCGATCACGCGGGTGCACTTCCAGCAGAAGCATGGTCGCGCCATTGCTGAGGATCGGCGTCACCGCGTAGTCCACGGTCAGGGTCTGGCCGGTGAGGGCGGTGAGCATCGCTTCGCGCTTGGTGAACGGGTGCGCCTGTTCGACCGCTTGGCGCAGCGAGTTGAGCGCCTCGGTGGATTCGGTAAACAGCTCGCTGATGAACTGCCCATGGCTGCGCTGACCGCTGATGGCCAGCAGCATCTCGGCCGCCGGATTCATGTACTCAAGGCGCAACTCGGCGTCGAGCAGGATGGTGGCGGTGGTCAGGTTGTCGAGCAGCAAACGGTGGATTGCGTCGCTTATGGTCATCTGGACCCCTTTTGGAGCAAGGCGTGCGCGAGAACTAAGCGCTGATGCGAGGAAAATGCAAAAACCAAACCAAGGCTCCGAAAAGAAGCGCTCAACCCCTGAAACAGGCGTTTGACGCTCGTTTGCGTGGCGTCATGTCAGGCTTGGCGGGTACTTTCGAACCAAAATGGGTTGGAATGTGGGTACGGTGCAACTTGTTGCACCAATATAGTGCGCAAAGCTGAACGGCGTTAGAAGAAACGCAGGAAGGGATTTCTCGGCTCGGGCGGTTTGTCCTTCAGCGGACATTCCGGGCGCACGCCATAGTCTTCGCTGACGCAGGGTTTGACCTGGCGTTTCTGCGCAAGCGAGATGCGCAGCATGTGGAACGGCTGGTTGGCAGTGCGTTCGACGGTGCGGCCCTGCTCGTCGAGGATTTCCACCGACAGGTTGTGACTGCCCCGGTCGATGTTGCTCAGCGGGAACACCGGGCTCAGACCCGGTTCGCCAGTGGCCTCACCGTCCAGCAGCAGACGATAGCGATGACCGTGTTGCAGGCCTGGTTCGCTGGTGACGCTGACGATCAGCTCGCCGGCGCTGCTGCGGATGGTCGCGTCCGGTTCGGGGATCAGAATGCGCAACATGTCGTAGTGGAACAGCGGCTGTTCCGGGGATTTTTGTACAGCACGGATCGGCGTTGCGGTCGTGGGGTTGGCCGACATGCGATTGCTGGTCGCGATGGGGACGCGCTTGGCATTGCCGCGTGGCTGGTCGGTGTAGACGCGATTGCCCTGCGCATCGACATAGGTGAAGACCTCC from Pseudomonas sp. P8_229 encodes:
- the ntrC gene encoding nitrogen regulation protein NR(I), with amino-acid sequence MSRSETVWIVDDDRSIRWVLEKALQQEGMTTQSFDSADGVMSRLARQQPDVIISDIRMPGASGLDLLARIREQHPRLPVIIMTAHSDLDSAVASYQGGAFEYLPKPFDVDEAVSLVKRANQHAQEQQGLEVVPALTRTPEIIGEAPAMQEVFRAIGRLSHSNITVLINGESGTGKELVAHALHRHSPRAASPFIALNMAAIPKDLMESELFGHEKGAFTGAANLRRGRFEQADGGTLFLDEIGDMPADTQTRLLRVLADGEFYRVGGHVPVKVDVRIIAATHQNLETLVHAGKFREDLFHRLNVIRIHIPRLSDRREDIPTLAKHFLSRAAQELAVEPKLLKSETEEYLKNLPWPGNVRQLENTCRWITVMASGREVHISDLPPELLSLPQDSAPVTNWEQALRQWADQALARGQSSLLDSAVPAFERIMIETALKHTAGRRRDAAVLLGWGRNTLTRKIKELGMKVDGGDDDEGDEG
- a CDS encoding S41 family peptidase gives rise to the protein MLHLSRLTSLALTIALVIGAPLAFAAQPAPAVAPAGTAATAKAPLPLEELRTFAEVMDRIKAAYVEPVDDKTLLENAIKGMLSNLDPHSAYLGPEDFTELQESTSGEFGGLGIEVGSEDGFIKVVSPIDDTPASKAGIQAGDFIVKINGQPTRGQTMTEAVDKMRGKIGQKITLTLVRDGGTPFDVTLARAVIQVKSVKAQLLESGYGYIRITQFQVKTGEEVSKALAKLRKDNGKKLNGIILDLRNNPGGVLQAAVEVVDHFIKKGLIVYTKGRIANSELRFSATGKDESEAVPMVVLINGGSASASEIVAGALQDQKRAVVMGTTSFGKGSVQTVLPLNNDRALKITTALYFTPNGRSIQAQGIVPDIEVRKAKITNEADGDYFKEADLQGHLGNGNGGADKPTGSGAKAKAMPQDDDYQLAQALSLLKGLSITSGR
- the gpmI gene encoding 2,3-bisphosphoglycerate-independent phosphoglycerate mutase; this translates as MTTTPKPLVLMILDGFGHSDSHESNAVYAANKPVLDRLWASVPNGLISGSGMDVGLPDGQMGNSEVGHMNLGAGRVVYQDFTRVTKAIRDGEFFENPTICAAVDKAVAAGKAVHFMGLLSDGGVHSHQDHLIAMAELAFKRGAEKIYLHAFLDGRDTPPKSATSSIELLDATFQALGKGRIASIVGRYYAMDRDNRWDRVSQAYNLIVDGNAEFNAATAQEGLDAAYARGESDEFVKATTIGEPVKVEDGDAVVFMNFRADRARELTRVFVEDDFKEFERARQPKLAGFVMLTQYAASIPAPSAFAAGSLENVLGDYLAKNGKTQLRIAETEKYAHVTFFFSGGREEPFPGEERILIPSPKVATYDLQPEMSAPEVTDRIVDAIEHQRYDVIVVNYANGDMVGHSGVFDAAVKAVECLDTCVGRIVEALEKVGGEALITADHGNVEQMSDASTGQAHTAHTTEPVPFIYVGKRDLKVREGGVLADVAPTMLMLLGLEKPAEMTGTSILV
- a CDS encoding murein hydrolase activator EnvC, with protein sequence MLRVLIALALTCLLQPAFADERAQTQQQLDATRQDIAELKKLLNKVQEEKSGVQKELKGTETEMGKLEKQIDALQKELKKSESELQRLDTEKKKLQSARTEQQRLIAIQARAAYQNGRQEYLKLLLNQQNPEKFARTLTYYDYLSQARLEQLKNFNETLRQLANVEQDIAAQQAQLLVQKSSLDTQRDELDKVRKERQQVLAKLNDDVKARDQKLAAREQDQADLSKVLKTIEETLARQAREAEEARQKALIAQQEAEKKRLREAQADNSDAPRKPVKSTPGAQVSSSGETFGGPFAATRGKLPWPVDGRLLARFGESRGDDARTKWDGVMISAAAGSQVHAVHGGRVVFADWLRGAGLLVILDHGNGYLSLYGHNQTLLKSAGDVVKAGESISTVGNSGGQDTPALYFAIRQQGHPSDPAQWCHAQG
- a CDS encoding DUF4124 domain-containing protein, with translation MRVFWLILCLLALPVSAEVFTYVDAQGNRVYTDQPRGNAKRVPIATSNRMSANPTTATPIRAVQKSPEQPLFHYDMLRILIPEPDATIRSSAGELIVSVTSEPGLQHGHRYRLLLDGEATGEPGLSPVFPLSNIDRGSHNLSVEILDEQGRTVERTANQPFHMLRISLAQKRQVKPCVSEDYGVRPECPLKDKPPEPRNPFLRFF
- the glnL gene encoding nitrogen regulation protein NR(II), whose protein sequence is MTISDAIHRLLLDNLTTATILLDAELRLEYMNPAAEMLLAISGQRSHGQFISELFTESTEALNSLRQAVEQAHPFTKREAMLTALTGQTLTVDYAVTPILSNGATMLLLEVHPRDRLLRITKEEAQLSKQETSKMLVRGLAHEIKNPLGGIRGAAQLLARELPEDSLRDYTNVIIEEADRLRNLVDRMLGSNKLPSLALCNVHEVLERVCQLVEAESQGCITLVRDYDPSIPDVLIDREQMIQAVLNIVRNAMQAISSQNELRLGRISLRSRTMRQFTIGHVRHRLVTKIEIIDNGPGIPAELQETIFFPMVSGRPDGTGLGLAITQNIISQHQGLIECDSHPGHTTFSIFLPLEQGATST
- the grxC gene encoding glutaredoxin 3; its protein translation is MSEVIVYSSDYCPYCSRAKYLLENKGVAFEEIKVDGKPQVRAEMTQKAGRTSVPQIWIGSKHIGGCDDLYALERAGKLDALLKA
- a CDS encoding tRNA (cytidine(34)-2'-O)-methyltransferase — encoded protein: MFHVILFQPEIPPNTGNVIRLCANSGCHLHLIEPLGFEMDDKRLRRAGLDYHEYATLQRHADLASCLESLGNPRLFAFTTKGSRPFHDAAFVPGDAFIFGPESRGLPPEVLDALPAEQRLRLPMREGCRSLNLSNTVAVAVYEAWRQNDFK
- a CDS encoding rhodanese-like domain-containing protein, which codes for MVAHLIEFATNHYILVGIFVVLLALLLAHTMQGGGKSLSTGELTALVNKEAGVVVDIRPAKDFAAGHIVGAVNIPQDKLAARIGELEKHKAKTIILVDALGQTAGTHARELMKSGFTAAKLSGGISSWKGDNLPLVK
- the secB gene encoding protein-export chaperone SecB, which gives rise to MTDQQNTAASEEETAPQFSLQRIYVRDLSFEAPKSPAIFRQQWDPTVGLDLNTRQKELEGDFYEVVLTLSVTVKNGDEVAFIAEVQQAGIFLIKNLDAASMSHTLGAFCPNILFPYARETLDSLVTRGSFPALMLAPVNFDALYAQELQRMQESGETPTVQ